A DNA window from Chryseobacterium scophthalmum contains the following coding sequences:
- a CDS encoding TPM domain-containing protein, whose product MRLHSLKLFFTFILVCCYGFLSAQYTIPEKPAVLYPVYDEANLLTTQEKNELNNKLIKFADSTSTEIEIIIIPSTKGEDVNYLATMFGEKWGIGQKDVDNGVVFLIAKDDRTMSIQQGRAVEQYLTASVAGQILDYIVTPNFRQGKWYEGINGGTNAIMEAIQGKFKPIATKNKSGDVSVTKLLVIAFVIFIILAIFFGNRGGGNDDDGDITISRRGRRNYPGGFFPFPFPGSFGGGFGGGSSRGGGGFGGFGGGGSFGGGGASGGW is encoded by the coding sequence ATGAGATTACATTCTCTTAAACTATTTTTCACGTTCATCTTAGTCTGCTGTTATGGTTTTTTATCAGCACAGTACACTATTCCTGAAAAACCTGCAGTTCTATACCCTGTTTATGACGAGGCAAATCTGCTTACAACACAGGAAAAAAATGAACTGAATAATAAGCTAATTAAATTCGCAGATTCTACCTCAACGGAAATCGAAATTATTATCATTCCATCTACAAAAGGCGAAGATGTTAATTATTTGGCGACGATGTTTGGCGAAAAATGGGGAATCGGCCAGAAAGATGTAGACAACGGAGTTGTTTTTCTGATTGCTAAAGACGACCGAACGATGTCGATTCAGCAAGGAAGAGCAGTTGAACAATATTTAACTGCTTCAGTTGCCGGACAGATTTTAGACTATATCGTTACCCCCAATTTCAGACAGGGAAAATGGTATGAAGGTATTAATGGCGGAACCAATGCTATCATGGAAGCGATTCAGGGAAAGTTTAAACCAATTGCCACCAAGAATAAATCTGGAGATGTAAGTGTTACAAAACTACTCGTTATTGCTTTCGTTATTTTCATTATTCTCGCTATCTTTTTTGGAAATCGAGGCGGCGGAAACGATGATGATGGCGACATTACGATAAGTCGAAGAGGGCGAAGAAATTATCCAGGCGGATTTTTTCCATTCCCTTTCCCTGGAAGTTTTGGAGGCGGATTCGGTGGCGGAAGTTCTCGAGGCGGTGGCGGTTTTGGAGGATTCGGCGGCGGCGGAAGTTTTGGCGGTGGCGGAGCTTCTGGTGGATGGTAA
- a CDS encoding NAD(P)H-dependent oxidoreductase → MKKTLVVFAHPYLEHSNSNVELINFYVRHQHFTLRDLYEEYPDFHIAAFRERKRLQNYDRFIFQFPIIWFGIPPLLKLWIDEVFDRNWIKEGENNPLENKEVYIVVTTGGKEKSFSKEGTYKYTIEEMISGLIVSLKVFNANIKDITIVYEANKLSKKEIILQKKKFVETLNQ, encoded by the coding sequence ATGAAAAAAACGCTGGTGGTTTTTGCCCATCCTTATCTGGAACATTCAAATTCTAATGTAGAGTTAATTAATTTCTATGTTCGTCATCAGCATTTTACCCTTCGTGATTTGTACGAAGAATATCCCGACTTTCATATTGCGGCTTTCAGAGAACGGAAAAGGCTTCAGAATTATGACCGATTTATTTTTCAGTTTCCTATTATTTGGTTCGGAATTCCACCGTTGTTAAAATTGTGGATTGATGAGGTGTTTGACAGGAACTGGATTAAAGAAGGCGAAAACAACCCGCTTGAAAACAAAGAAGTTTATATCGTTGTAACAACCGGTGGAAAAGAAAAATCTTTTTCAAAAGAAGGGACTTACAAATATACTATCGAAGAAATGATCAGCGGATTAATTGTTTCTTTAAAAGTTTTTAATGCTAATATCAAAGATATTACCATCGTTTATGAAGCCAATAAACTATCAAAAAAAGAAATCATTTTACAGAAAAAGAAATTTGTAGAAACCCTAAATCAATAA